A genomic region of Calditrichota bacterium contains the following coding sequences:
- a CDS encoding transglutaminase domain-containing protein, with protein sequence MLHHEICTNPKIDALQKLEMEFEIERLDRIRKDFTGTRHDIIEYVKNYVPDVSIDDLEKWEQQKALEFKIIDGEKKYFQRAAPNLFRIDKKLKQIKLKKDGPSTPGIYNRLADVRKIIRTAEESGKKFVNPVRVQINYSVTVKPDVVPDGEVIRCWLPFPREISGRQTDIKLVSSFPDRHLIAPNDFLQRTIYFEQTAEKGKPTKFQIAFEFTNHAVYNHIDPEKVVPAPRSPELLPFLSERPPHIVFNNDLRQLSRKIVGDEKNPYRIAQKIFRYISENIPWASAREYSTIPNISEYVYQNHHCDCGMHSIFFITLCRMNGIPARWQSGWTTKPGSHGMHDWGEIYFEPYGWLPVDADIGVLNSENEEIKWFFLGSMDAYRLIVNDGYSQPLYPAKIHFRSETVDFQRGELEWRGGNLYFDQWDWDYQVEFVKDF encoded by the coding sequence ATGTTGCATCATGAAATTTGCACCAATCCGAAAATTGATGCTTTGCAAAAACTGGAAATGGAATTTGAAATCGAGCGTCTGGATCGGATTCGTAAAGATTTCACTGGGACGCGCCATGACATCATCGAATATGTCAAAAATTACGTGCCGGATGTTTCGATTGACGATCTGGAAAAATGGGAACAGCAAAAAGCGCTTGAGTTCAAAATCATCGACGGCGAGAAAAAATATTTCCAACGGGCGGCGCCGAATTTGTTTCGCATCGACAAAAAGTTGAAACAAATTAAATTGAAAAAAGACGGCCCGTCAACGCCCGGGATCTACAACCGGCTGGCGGATGTGAGAAAAATTATTCGGACTGCGGAAGAATCCGGCAAAAAATTCGTCAACCCGGTGCGAGTTCAAATAAATTACTCGGTCACAGTCAAGCCCGATGTCGTGCCGGACGGCGAAGTAATTCGCTGCTGGCTGCCATTCCCAAGAGAAATTTCCGGACGGCAAACGGACATAAAACTGGTTTCCTCATTTCCTGATCGACATCTCATTGCCCCGAATGATTTTTTGCAGCGGACAATTTATTTCGAGCAGACGGCGGAAAAAGGAAAGCCCACCAAATTTCAGATTGCGTTTGAATTTACTAATCACGCGGTTTACAATCACATTGATCCCGAAAAGGTCGTGCCTGCTCCGCGGTCACCGGAATTGCTGCCGTTTTTGTCTGAAAGACCTCCGCACATTGTTTTCAACAATGATTTGCGGCAATTGTCCCGAAAAATCGTTGGCGACGAGAAAAATCCCTACCGCATCGCGCAGAAAATTTTCCGCTACATCAGCGAAAATATTCCCTGGGCATCGGCGCGGGAGTATTCGACAATTCCTAACATCAGCGAATATGTGTACCAAAACCACCACTGCGATTGCGGTATGCACTCCATTTTTTTCATCACTCTTTGCCGCATGAACGGCATTCCGGCACGCTGGCAGTCCGGTTGGACCACCAAACCCGGGAGTCACGGCATGCACGACTGGGGTGAAATTTATTTCGAGCCCTACGGCTGGCTGCCGGTGGATGCGGATATCGGAGTTTTGAATTCAGAAAATGAAGAAATAAAATGGTTCTTCCTCGGTAGTATGGATGCGTACCGGTTGATTGTCAATGACGGCTATTCACAACCGTTGTATCCGGCAAAAATACACTTCCGTTCCGAAACCGTGGATTTTCAGCGCGGTGAATTAGAATGGCGAGGCGGGAACCTCTATTTTGATCAGTGGGATTGGGATTATCAGGTGGAGTTTGTGAAAGATTTTTAA
- a CDS encoding phosphatase PAP2 family protein, which translates to MKKLTILFSALIFIFILQQNLFAGVKDNLCSDGKHFAEIGLKLFIAPSHFQKSDWEKLGIITATTGMLFFVDDEVQNIALKNQHSKNDRIFALDKFYGNKYTIMMTVGIYGIGLFCDKPAVRRMGLNSFESFLYSAFLSTTLKALFGRHRPDVGDGHLLFTPFQIKDMYQSLPSGHATVSMAVSAAMAKSLDNFVWKLFWYSSGGLVAASRIYHNRHWASDVFLGATIGYFVADFVVKFDRKNEKRITGKILPFSNGRNLGVAIAF; encoded by the coding sequence TTGAAAAAATTGACTATTCTTTTCAGCGCTTTGATTTTCATCTTTATTTTGCAGCAAAATTTGTTTGCAGGGGTGAAAGATAACCTTTGCAGCGACGGAAAACATTTTGCGGAAATTGGATTAAAGCTCTTCATAGCCCCCAGTCATTTCCAGAAAAGTGATTGGGAAAAATTAGGCATCATTACAGCGACAACGGGCATGTTATTTTTTGTCGATGATGAGGTGCAAAACATTGCTTTGAAAAATCAGCATTCGAAAAATGATCGGATTTTTGCTCTGGACAAATTTTATGGGAACAAGTACACGATCATGATGACTGTCGGTATTTACGGAATTGGTCTTTTTTGCGACAAGCCGGCTGTCCGGCGAATGGGACTAAATTCTTTCGAGTCATTTTTGTATTCCGCATTCTTGTCAACGACCTTGAAAGCACTTTTTGGCCGGCACAGACCTGACGTTGGGGACGGGCATTTGCTTTTTACGCCATTTCAGATAAAAGATATGTACCAGTCTTTGCCCAGCGGACATGCCACAGTGAGTATGGCGGTGTCTGCGGCGATGGCGAAATCGCTTGATAATTTTGTCTGGAAATTATTTTGGTATTCGAGCGGCGGATTAGTGGCGGCATCGCGAATTTACCATAATCGACACTGGGCATCCGATGTCTTTTTAGGCGCGACGATTGGCTATTTTGTGGCTGATTTTGTGGTGAAATTTGACAGGAAAAATGAAAAGAGAATCACGGGCAAGATTCTGCCTTTTAGCAATGGACGCAACCTTGGCGTGGCGATTGCTTTTTAG
- a CDS encoding PP2C family protein-serine/threonine phosphatase — MNLTFIAAIVYLTIGVLLFLLGLLIYRENAAQRVNRVTGVLLFFAALAPIMGSFGLIVFKIYKLQQLDLEFFRRLFLLWELFFPQLLYFSLVFPTERKIVRSFPKIVYFIYLPHIFHFIIVLLFKSPESIISLIRLPVSDSTFNLILKPLSLFFNFSLSLISYFYEFHLNFFAVINLIYVLLAVYFMYQSFQKLPTPRIKKQVGLVIWGIRASVGLYVIAFILPRLLPIRTSDNVVYLITIVALLIGTISIAWAMIKYQFLDISSRITREFLFSVCFGIITAIFLLVFYQFKKLVPSVLGFDVPIVEVVFIIFAVLAFHPTINFIQNFLTQLFGKDRTDFRTILESLSHDILTIPDVETLKRRITSVLTQSLMLENVHLIIENENGDFDVEWSADTENTKYTFLLNSKFITIMRQLERPASVEELMTLLDDVEEKNILNRLNCYLLIPLAHRTELKGILCLGNKLTRTSFSAEDASLLNLLSGQIAIALENIELYKEKIAKQRIEEEISLAQEIQQMLLPSHVPLGKNFEISAMNIPSKEVGGDYYDFIELDERHIGIAIGDIAGKGIPGALLMSNLQAALRASAWQYRKPELVMNKINNQLAHTTSAEKYATFFYGIFDTKKLTFTFSNAGHNYPIIKTQDGSHCFLSEGGLVIGVQPDFPYQSSQVKLSPGDTIVFYTDGITEAINVDVEEFGERKLIDIILQNPFHTAEELRNLIYEEMVRFTRGTPQYDDLTLIVLRVL, encoded by the coding sequence ATGAATCTTACTTTTATTGCTGCCATCGTTTATCTCACTATCGGTGTGCTGCTTTTTCTGTTAGGGCTTCTCATTTACAGAGAAAATGCAGCGCAGCGCGTCAATCGTGTGACCGGCGTGTTATTGTTCTTCGCAGCGCTGGCGCCGATCATGGGTTCCTTCGGCCTCATCGTTTTCAAAATTTACAAACTACAGCAGCTCGATCTCGAATTCTTCCGCCGGCTCTTTTTGTTGTGGGAATTATTTTTCCCGCAGTTGCTCTATTTTTCCCTTGTTTTTCCCACGGAAAGAAAAATCGTTCGCTCATTCCCGAAAATTGTCTATTTCATCTATCTGCCGCACATTTTTCATTTTATCATCGTTTTGCTTTTCAAGAGCCCGGAGTCCATCATTTCCTTGATCCGACTGCCAGTAAGCGACTCCACCTTCAATCTCATTCTCAAACCTTTGTCGCTGTTTTTCAATTTCAGCCTCAGTTTGATCAGCTATTTTTATGAGTTTCATCTGAATTTTTTCGCAGTGATTAATTTAATTTACGTGCTGCTGGCAGTATATTTCATGTATCAAAGCTTTCAAAAACTTCCCACACCACGCATCAAAAAACAGGTCGGGCTGGTCATTTGGGGAATTCGCGCCAGCGTTGGTCTTTATGTAATCGCCTTCATTCTGCCGCGACTGCTGCCAATTCGCACCTCCGACAACGTCGTTTATCTCATCACCATCGTCGCCCTGCTCATCGGTACAATTTCCATCGCCTGGGCCATGATAAAATATCAGTTCTTGGACATCAGTTCCCGAATTACGCGGGAATTTCTCTTTTCCGTCTGTTTCGGCATCATCACAGCTATTTTTCTGCTCGTTTTTTATCAGTTCAAAAAATTGGTACCGAGCGTGTTAGGTTTTGATGTGCCTATTGTCGAGGTGGTCTTTATCATTTTCGCCGTGCTTGCTTTTCATCCGACAATCAATTTCATCCAAAATTTTCTCACCCAACTTTTTGGCAAAGACCGCACTGATTTTCGCACCATTCTCGAATCGCTGAGTCACGATATTTTGACCATTCCCGACGTCGAGACATTGAAAAGGAGAATCACTTCCGTACTCACGCAAAGTCTCATGCTGGAAAACGTACATTTGATCATTGAAAATGAAAACGGCGATTTTGATGTTGAATGGTCTGCTGACACAGAAAATACAAAATACACTTTCCTTCTGAATTCCAAATTTATCACCATCATGCGACAATTGGAAAGACCTGCTTCAGTGGAAGAATTGATGACGCTGCTCGACGACGTCGAAGAAAAAAATATCCTCAATCGCTTGAATTGCTACTTGCTCATTCCGCTCGCTCACCGCACGGAACTGAAAGGAATTTTGTGTTTGGGAAATAAACTCACACGAACGTCATTCTCCGCGGAAGATGCTTCGCTGTTGAATTTGTTGTCCGGTCAAATTGCCATTGCGTTGGAAAATATTGAGCTTTACAAAGAAAAAATTGCCAAACAACGCATTGAAGAAGAGATTTCTCTGGCGCAGGAAATCCAGCAAATGCTGCTGCCCAGTCACGTGCCGCTGGGGAAAAATTTTGAAATTTCCGCCATGAACATTCCCTCCAAAGAAGTTGGTGGCGACTACTATGATTTCATCGAGTTGGACGAACGACACATCGGGATCGCCATCGGCGACATCGCCGGCAAAGGAATTCCCGGCGCTTTGCTGATGTCAAACTTGCAGGCGGCGTTGCGCGCTTCCGCATGGCAATATCGAAAACCGGAACTGGTGATGAACAAAATCAACAATCAATTAGCGCACACGACTTCTGCGGAGAAATATGCCACATTTTTTTACGGCATATTTGACACGAAAAAATTGACTTTCACCTTCAGCAATGCGGGGCACAATTATCCCATCATCAAAACGCAGGACGGTTCACACTGTTTTCTCAGCGAAGGCGGTCTCGTCATCGGCGTGCAACCGGATTTTCCCTACCAATCTTCTCAAGTCAAACTTTCTCCGGGCGACACCATCGTCTTCTACACCGACGGCATCACAGAAGCGATTAATGTGGACGTGGAAGAATTTGGCGAAAGGAAATTGATCGATATCATTCTGCAAAATCCCTTTCACACGGCAGAGGAATTGCGCAATTTGATTTATGAAGAAATGGTTCGCTTCACTCGCGGCACACCGCAGTACGACGATTTAACCTTAATTGTGTTGCGGGTTTTGTGA
- the murJ gene encoding murein biosynthesis integral membrane protein MurJ: MSRRILKNLIDLATGTLVSRVFGFLRELITAAYYGTHRAMDLFVIAFTIPAFFRQVLGEDVVERAFMPPFKTLISQKKYAKGWRLLSSCLNLMIFVLLILTAVLYLLAPLIVKMIAPGLAEDLLPQAVTMTYWIIPFMFIIGIAAFAGGILNFFEMNKIYSLAPAMMSVGVIIGVHFFRSFLGIYALPAGFLLGAIMVVAVQLPFLFAKKIHKDTQARYYPGLQIHDPEMQRVGRESGFIFLKSLLDKSVEIVDRILASFLITGSISSLWFAHRLILLPVAIIGLAISRSLIPYLTEKKALIEDRKFLEGITLGIELNFTLVLPTIMFMVVMAKPIISFVYQRGEFDAESTRLTAIAFWCYSAGLLGLSLNAFLSRIFSIFQKNRIPFYVAIFSATLNIGLNFLLVRTSLKHGGIALASSIAFTMSGIVLFYFLLRQLNFELNVRQIVSDLIKLTVLSAVIGLVCHRIYFVWLEPFFSRNVASLFLRNAIGLSVVAVISLAIYGVALFLWGPEMIKSRLKAMNKKSVLHL; encoded by the coding sequence TTGTCTCGTCGCATACTGAAAAATCTCATCGATCTGGCTACCGGAACGCTGGTGTCGCGCGTCTTTGGCTTTTTGCGCGAATTGATCACTGCGGCGTACTACGGCACTCACCGCGCCATGGATTTGTTCGTGATCGCGTTTACCATTCCTGCCTTTTTTCGTCAGGTATTGGGCGAAGACGTCGTGGAGCGCGCTTTTATGCCGCCGTTTAAAACTCTCATCAGTCAAAAAAAATACGCCAAAGGCTGGCGTCTGCTTTCGTCCTGTTTGAATTTAATGATTTTTGTGCTGCTCATTTTGACGGCAGTTCTTTACCTACTCGCGCCTTTGATCGTGAAAATGATTGCTCCGGGCCTGGCGGAAGATTTACTCCCGCAGGCGGTGACCATGACTTACTGGATCATTCCGTTCATGTTCATCATCGGCATCGCGGCGTTCGCCGGCGGGATTTTGAATTTCTTTGAAATGAACAAAATTTACAGTCTGGCGCCGGCGATGATGAGCGTGGGCGTGATTATTGGCGTGCATTTTTTTCGTTCATTTTTGGGAATCTACGCTCTGCCGGCTGGTTTTCTGCTGGGTGCAATAATGGTCGTGGCGGTTCAGTTGCCTTTTCTTTTTGCAAAAAAAATTCACAAGGACACTCAGGCGCGCTACTATCCCGGTCTGCAAATTCACGATCCGGAAATGCAGAGAGTCGGCCGCGAAAGCGGTTTTATTTTTCTCAAATCACTGCTGGACAAATCCGTGGAAATCGTGGACAGAATTCTGGCTTCGTTTTTGATTACCGGAAGTATTTCCTCGCTTTGGTTCGCGCATCGTCTCATTTTGCTGCCTGTCGCCATCATCGGTCTGGCAATCAGCCGCTCGCTGATTCCGTATTTGACAGAAAAAAAGGCTTTAATTGAAGACCGAAAATTTTTAGAAGGAATCACGCTGGGCATCGAGTTGAATTTTACGCTCGTGTTGCCGACGATTATGTTCATGGTTGTCATGGCAAAACCAATCATCAGCTTTGTCTATCAACGTGGCGAGTTCGATGCCGAAAGCACGCGATTGACGGCAATCGCTTTTTGGTGCTACTCCGCCGGTCTGCTCGGTTTAAGCCTCAACGCTTTTCTGTCGCGCATTTTCTCCATTTTTCAGAAAAATCGCATTCCGTTTTACGTGGCAATTTTTTCCGCGACGCTCAATATCGGCTTGAATTTTCTGCTGGTGAGAACTTCGCTCAAGCACGGCGGCATTGCTCTGGCTTCTTCCATCGCCTTTACCATGAGCGGTATTGTCTTGTTTTACTTTTTATTGAGACAATTGAATTTTGAACTGAATGTGCGGCAGATTGTCAGCGATCTGATTAAACTGACAGTTCTCAGTGCGGTCATCGGATTGGTGTGCCATCGGATTTATTTTGTGTGGCTGGAACCGTTTTTCTCGAGGAATGTGGCTTCGCTTTTTTTGCGAAATGCGATTGGTTTGAGTGTCGTGGCAGTTATTTCGCTCGCTATTTATGGAGTCGCTTTGTTTCTGTGGGGACCTGAAATGATAAAATCGCGGTTGAAAGCAATGAATAAAAAAAGTGTGCTACACCTTTGA
- a CDS encoding LacI family transcriptional regulator, which produces MTATIKDVAKKAGVSVSTVSLVINNKPGVNETTRQRILKAIKELNYHPHYFARGLASKRKGNIGFILTNYHFSRAEPFYTKIFLGSELEARNHNYYILLTTVESKFSRKDVPRFLSEKNVDGVILAGKIPTGLIEYLSHFDLPVIFIDYVPPRGKYLAVLMDNVDGAIQAITHLIKKGHQKIAFVGGDIGHPSIHSRLKGYKLALEKHGIRISEDLIVATAPDTTSQYGYQSTCDLLDKKIPFTAIFATNDAMAFGCMKCLREKHIRVPDQVALIGFDDVEIASQMDPKLTTIRVNKEDIGSIAVKTMVDIINSNRKLQGRFLVPVELVVRNST; this is translated from the coding sequence ATGACTGCAACAATTAAAGACGTCGCCAAAAAAGCCGGGGTATCGGTTTCGACCGTGTCTTTGGTCATCAATAACAAGCCCGGCGTAAACGAAACTACGCGACAAAGAATTCTCAAAGCCATCAAAGAATTGAATTATCATCCGCATTATTTTGCACGCGGCCTGGCTTCGAAACGCAAAGGCAACATCGGCTTCATTCTCACCAACTATCACTTTTCCCGCGCTGAACCGTTCTACACAAAAATTTTCCTTGGATCAGAATTAGAAGCGCGCAATCACAATTACTATATTTTATTGACTACCGTAGAGAGCAAGTTCTCTCGAAAAGACGTCCCCAGATTTTTGTCGGAAAAAAATGTGGACGGCGTGATATTGGCTGGAAAAATTCCAACCGGCTTAATTGAGTATCTGAGCCATTTTGATCTTCCGGTGATTTTCATCGACTATGTGCCGCCGCGCGGCAAATATTTAGCCGTTCTCATGGACAATGTGGATGGCGCAATTCAGGCCATAACCCATCTCATCAAAAAAGGGCACCAAAAAATTGCCTTTGTGGGTGGAGACATTGGCCATCCAAGCATTCATTCCCGACTCAAAGGCTACAAATTAGCGCTGGAAAAACACGGCATTCGCATTTCAGAAGATTTAATTGTCGCCACAGCGCCGGACACCACATCCCAGTACGGCTACCAATCCACTTGCGACTTATTAGACAAAAAAATACCTTTCACAGCAATTTTCGCGACAAACGACGCCATGGCTTTTGGATGCATGAAATGCCTGCGCGAGAAACATATCCGCGTTCCGGATCAAGTCGCTCTTATCGGGTTTGACGATGTAGAAATTGCTTCACAAATGGATCCCAAACTGACGACAATCAGAGTCAACAAGGAAGATATTGGGTCCATTGCCGTAAAAACAATGGTCGATATCATTAATTCAAATAGAAAACTTCAGGGCCGATTTCTCGTGCCCGTCGAACTTGTCGTTCGCAATTCGACTTAA